In Strigops habroptila isolate Jane chromosome 7, bStrHab1.2.pri, whole genome shotgun sequence, the following are encoded in one genomic region:
- the ABRAXAS1 gene encoding BRCA1-A complex subunit Abraxas 1, translating into MEGESTSALLSGFVFGALAFQHLSTDSDTEGFLLGDVKGEAKNSITDSQMDDVEVVYTIDIQKHIPCYQLFSFYNSAGELNELALKKILSGCKKNVIGWYKFRRNTDQTMTFRERLLHKNLQSHLSNQGLVFLLLTSSVMTESCSTYRLEHALHRPQEGLFQKVPLVVTNLGMAEQQGYRTVSGSCVSSGFVRAVRQHRSEFFHEDGSLQEVHKINEMYATLQEELKEICSTVEVSERSVEKLLAEVSQLKEEIKRKKQQTCSEVKDYPGEPKENVLLCQALQTFFPNSGLQTCIVSFKGQHIPKNCCNIDHNINVKDKLTLMVEEGDFTEAEVRHLTKRKVRGTTTGSKSFKKSRSLQLHQKLLQDQEDSDQEGKLTLSSAETDEDAFEKRDTNEYSYSPTF; encoded by the exons ATGGAGGGCGAGAGCACGTCGGCGCTGCTGTCGGGCTTCGTCTTCGGCGCCCTCGCcttccagcacctcagcaccgACTCGGACACG GAAGGTTTTCTTCTTGGAGATGTGAAAGGTGAAGCCAAGAACAGCATTACTGACTCACAAATGGATGATGTTGAAGTTGTGTATACAATCG ATATACAGAAGCATATTCCATGCTACCAGTTGTTCAG CTTTTATAATTCTGCAGGAGAACTGAATGAACTTGCCCTGAAGAAAATACTATCAGGCTGTAagaag aaTGTAATAGGATGGTACAAATTCAGACGTAACACAGACCAGACCATGACATTCCGGGAAAGACTGCTTCACAAGAACTTACAGTCACACCTATCAAACCAGGGCCTTGTATTCCTGTTATTAACCTCTAGTGTGATGACAGAAAGTTGTTCTACTTACAGACTGGAACATGCCTTACATCGGCCACAAGAAGG tctTTTCCAGAAGGTTCCTTTGGTGGTTACCAACTTGGGTATGGCAGAACAGCAAGGTTACAGAACAGTATCTGGTTCCTGTGTATCTTCAGGGTTTGTGAGAGCAGTGAGACAACACAG GTCAGAATTCTTTCATGAAGATGGATCCTTACAAGAGGTTCATAAGATAAATGAGATGTATGCCACCTTGCAGGAGGAACTGAAG GAAATATGCTCTACAGTAGAAGTCAGTGAACGATCTGTAGAGAAACTCTTAGCAGAAGTGAGCcagttaaaagaagaaataaagaggaaaaagcaacaaacttGTTCAG aagtcaAAGACTACCCAGGAGAGCCAAAGGAGAATGTTCTCCTTTGTCAGGCACTGCAAACATTTTTCCCCAATTCTGGACTTCAGACATGTATTGTTTCCTTCAAAGGCCAACATATACCAAAGAACTGCTGTAACATTGACCATAATATTAATGTCAAGGACAAACTGACTCTCATGGTAGAGGAAGGAGACTTCACTGAAGCTGAAGTAAGACACCTAACCAAGCGTAAAGTCAGAGGGACCACAACAGGATCAAAGTCATTCAAGAAATCCAGATCACTTCAGCTTCACCAAAAATTACTTCAAGACCAAGAGGACAGCGACCAGGAAGGGAAGCTTACACTGAGCAGCGCTGAAACAGATGAGgatgcatttgaaaaaagaGACACAAATGAATACTCATACTCTCCTACTTTCTGA